The following are encoded in a window of bacterium SCSIO 12643 genomic DNA:
- a CDS encoding NifU family protein codes for MSEIKEIEDRVRNVLNQIRPYLIEDGGDLELIEVSEELVAKIELKGNCTSCSLNSMTFKNSIEDSIFRAVPEVKSVEAINFTLMKPQI; via the coding sequence ATGTCTGAGATCAAAGAAATAGAAGATAGAGTAAGAAATGTTTTAAATCAGATTAGGCCATATCTGATAGAAGATGGAGGTGATTTGGAACTGATCGAAGTATCAGAAGAGTTAGTGGCTAAAATCGAGTTAAAAGGAAACTGTACCAGCTGTTCTTTAAATAGTATGACATTTAAAAACAGTATCGAAGATTCTATATTTAGAGCGGTTCCTGAAGTGAAGAGCGTGGAAGCAATTAATTTCACGTTGATGAAACCTCAGATTTAA
- a CDS encoding phosphatase PAP2 family protein, with protein sequence MIEALDTYDKQLLLWLNGFHNSFWDSIMWWVSSAPFWIPFYLILLYLIIQKKKADRVTTLKQFTLIVGSIALAILLADQISSGFFKPFFERLRPSHSPDLLGQVHLLTDPNGSIYKGGLYGFVSSHAANSFAIAWFVSSLLKSKKMWIFMIFWAALVSYSRIYLGVHYPGDILGGTVIGIISGCIASSVYFYFEKKWVLQD encoded by the coding sequence ATGATCGAAGCATTGGACACGTACGACAAACAACTATTACTATGGTTGAATGGATTCCACAATTCTTTTTGGGATTCTATTATGTGGTGGGTGTCCTCTGCGCCTTTCTGGATTCCTTTCTATCTAATCCTTTTATATCTAATTATTCAAAAAAAGAAAGCTGACCGAGTAACGACACTCAAACAGTTCACTCTTATAGTTGGCTCGATTGCTTTGGCAATTCTTCTTGCGGATCAAATCTCATCCGGGTTCTTTAAACCTTTTTTTGAACGTCTACGTCCGTCCCATTCTCCCGATCTTTTAGGACAAGTTCACTTACTTACCGATCCTAACGGTTCCATTTACAAGGGTGGCTTATATGGGTTTGTTTCTTCTCATGCTGCTAATTCTTTTGCTATTGCATGGTTCGTTTCCTCTTTATTAAAATCCAAAAAAATGTGGATCTTCATGATCTTCTGGGCAGCTTTAGTTTCTTATTCCAGAATTTATTTAGGTGTTCATTATCCTGGTGATATTTTAGGAGGAACCGTTATCGGAATCATTTCAGGGTGTATTGCCAGTTCGGTTTATTTCTACTTCGAAAAAAAGTGGGTTCTTCAAGATTAA
- a CDS encoding efflux RND transporter permease subunit, with product MRNIIIHFIKYPIVVTVVIVGFVLLGLMGASNLNSSFFPLNESRNINININYPGASPAEMEEGIVLKIEDNLKGLVGVDRFTSTSQENYASIKVEVLKGYDVSAVLDDIKNAVDKVPSFPVGMEPPIISKEIFRTEAVSFVLSGDNVSLKSLKEMGRDIESDIRALDGISQVEMSGFPDEEIEIAVNEDQLRAYNLTFREVSNAVAATNILSSGGSIKTPEEEFLIRVKNRSYYGRELDYVVVKALENGNKIYLKDVAHVTDKWSESPNRSYFNGKPSIKFQVNTTNSEDLITVAEKTLAYIKHYNETHQNVRLDVTRDASETIIQRTELLTKNALQGMALVLFFLAIFLKPRLAFWVAFGLPISFLGMFMFAGYFDVTINVLSLFGMIIVIGILVDDGIVIAENIYHHHEKGKSPIQSAIDGTLEVLPAITSAILTTLIAFSTFFFLDGRVGEFFGEVAIIVVLTLSVSLIEALVILPSHVAHSKALTDQQKTYSFNRWADNFMNFMKEKLYGPYLEFFMKNRLLGFAIPIAMLILTFGAIGGGIIKFTFFPQIASDRVIVTLKMPQGTNEVITDSIISEIEQQAWLLNDKLEEEYQIDDPIQSVIKRIGPGSSTASLNINLLPGEKRNFKSYVVSTTLSEMVGDINQAEAVEFGSGGNFGGKPVSLALMSNNTEELKAAKDYIKGELKKNPLLKDLTDNDPEGIKEINISLKDEAYAMGFTLNDVISQVRSGFFGHQVQRFQRGQDEIKVWVRYDLKERSSIQQLDDMRLVNGSGDRVPLREVANYTIERGEISINHLNGKREIRIDSDLKDPSTSATDMMADIKSDLLPVMKERYPGVNAIFEGQNREAEKTTGSAGLVLPVILFLIFVVIAFTFRSFDQPIVLLLMVPFSLIGVGWGHWIHGFAINVLSFLGIIALIGIIVNDGLVLISKFNTYLKEGMKYDEAIIAAGKSRFRAIFLTSITTIAGLSPLIFETSRQAQFLIPMAISIAYGIGLATVLTLVMLPLMLKLSNDIKVLWQWYTTGIKPSPEEVEGAVIELKSEQHD from the coding sequence ATGCGTAACATAATAATTCACTTTATAAAATATCCCATTGTCGTAACAGTGGTGATTGTTGGCTTTGTTTTACTTGGATTGATGGGAGCTTCTAATCTAAACTCCTCTTTCTTTCCTTTAAATGAGTCTAGAAATATTAATATCAATATCAACTATCCGGGTGCTTCTCCAGCAGAAATGGAAGAAGGTATTGTGTTAAAAATTGAGGATAACCTTAAAGGTTTGGTCGGAGTAGATCGATTTACCTCGACATCTCAAGAAAACTACGCAAGCATTAAGGTAGAAGTTCTTAAAGGTTATGATGTCTCTGCTGTTTTAGATGATATTAAAAATGCGGTAGATAAAGTTCCATCATTTCCTGTAGGTATGGAACCTCCTATTATTTCAAAGGAAATTTTCAGGACTGAAGCAGTTTCATTTGTGCTAAGCGGTGACAATGTTTCACTTAAATCCTTAAAGGAAATGGGTCGTGATATCGAATCAGATATTAGAGCTTTAGATGGAATTTCTCAGGTTGAAATGAGTGGTTTTCCTGATGAAGAAATCGAAATAGCCGTAAATGAAGACCAGCTTCGCGCATACAATCTAACATTTAGAGAAGTTTCAAATGCCGTAGCGGCAACTAATATTCTATCTTCTGGTGGTTCCATCAAAACTCCGGAAGAAGAGTTTTTGATTCGTGTAAAAAACCGATCTTATTATGGTAGAGAATTGGATTACGTAGTGGTTAAAGCTCTTGAAAACGGAAATAAAATATATTTAAAAGACGTGGCTCACGTGACCGATAAATGGTCTGAAAGTCCAAATCGTTCTTATTTCAATGGTAAACCTTCCATTAAATTTCAGGTCAACACAACCAATAGTGAAGACCTTATCACAGTAGCTGAAAAAACATTAGCATATATCAAGCATTATAATGAAACGCATCAAAACGTTAGATTAGATGTGACCAGAGACGCTTCTGAGACGATCATTCAAAGAACAGAACTACTTACCAAAAATGCACTTCAAGGAATGGCATTGGTACTGTTCTTTCTGGCGATTTTCTTAAAACCTAGATTGGCCTTCTGGGTCGCATTTGGTTTACCGATCTCTTTTTTAGGAATGTTCATGTTTGCCGGATACTTTGATGTTACAATTAATGTACTATCTCTTTTCGGAATGATTATCGTAATTGGTATTCTGGTCGATGATGGAATTGTCATTGCTGAAAACATTTACCATCATCACGAAAAAGGAAAGTCACCAATTCAATCAGCCATTGATGGAACTTTAGAGGTCTTACCAGCGATTACATCAGCCATTCTGACTACATTAATCGCATTCTCTACTTTCTTCTTCTTAGATGGTCGTGTAGGTGAGTTCTTTGGAGAAGTAGCCATAATCGTTGTACTTACGTTATCCGTTTCTCTGATCGAGGCTTTAGTGATTTTACCCTCACACGTAGCACATTCCAAAGCACTTACGGATCAACAAAAAACTTATAGTTTCAATAGATGGGCAGACAACTTCATGAATTTCATGAAAGAAAAACTATATGGTCCATATCTGGAATTCTTCATGAAAAACAGACTACTCGGGTTTGCAATACCAATTGCCATGTTGATTTTAACTTTTGGTGCCATCGGTGGAGGAATTATTAAGTTCACTTTCTTCCCGCAAATTGCAAGTGATCGTGTAATCGTGACTTTAAAAATGCCCCAAGGAACCAATGAGGTTATCACCGATTCCATTATTTCTGAAATTGAGCAACAAGCATGGTTACTGAATGACAAATTAGAAGAAGAATATCAAATTGATGATCCTATTCAGAGTGTCATTAAAAGAATCGGACCAGGAAGTTCTACAGCATCCTTAAACATCAACCTGCTCCCGGGAGAAAAACGCAACTTCAAATCATATGTGGTATCTACCACATTGAGCGAAATGGTTGGAGATATCAATCAGGCAGAAGCTGTTGAATTTGGATCAGGAGGAAACTTTGGAGGTAAACCCGTTTCGTTGGCATTAATGAGTAACAACACTGAGGAACTTAAAGCTGCTAAAGATTATATCAAAGGAGAGCTCAAGAAAAACCCTTTGTTAAAGGATCTTACAGATAATGATCCGGAAGGGATCAAAGAAATCAATATCTCTTTAAAAGATGAAGCCTATGCAATGGGTTTTACATTAAATGATGTCATCAGTCAGGTAAGAAGTGGATTCTTTGGGCATCAGGTTCAGCGTTTCCAACGTGGACAAGATGAGATTAAAGTCTGGGTCCGATACGATTTGAAGGAAAGAAGTTCAATCCAACAACTGGATGACATGCGTTTGGTAAATGGTTCCGGAGACCGTGTGCCGCTTCGTGAAGTAGCAAATTATACCATCGAAAGAGGGGAAATATCAATTAATCACTTAAATGGTAAGCGAGAAATTAGAATTGATTCGGATTTGAAAGATCCAAGCACCAGTGCTACCGACATGATGGCGGATATTAAATCTGATTTATTACCGGTAATGAAAGAACGTTACCCCGGAGTAAATGCCATTTTCGAAGGACAAAACCGTGAAGCTGAAAAAACGACTGGTTCTGCAGGTTTGGTTTTACCGGTGATCTTGTTCTTAATTTTTGTAGTCATTGCATTTACATTCAGATCATTTGATCAACCCATCGTATTACTTCTAATGGTTCCATTCTCGCTTATTGGTGTAGGTTGGGGACACTGGATTCATGGATTTGCTATTAATGTATTGAGCTTCCTTGGAATCATTGCTTTGATTGGAATTATTGTAAACGATGGCCTGGTATTGATCAGCAAATTCAACACTTATCTTAAAGAAGGAATGAAATACGATGAGGCTATTATTGCTGCGGGAAAATCAAGATTCCGGGCTATATTCTTAACGTCCATTACGACCATCGCTGGATTATCTCCTCTCATCTTCGAAACAAGTCGTCAGGCACAGTTCCTGATTCCAATGGCTATTTCGATTGCTTATGGAATCGGATTAGCAACAGTACTTACATTGGTAATGTTGCCTCTTATGCTCAAATTGAGTAATGATATCAAAGTCTTATGGCAGTGGTATACCACCGGAATTAAACCTTCACCGGAAGAAGTGGAAGGTGCTGTCATTGAATTAAAATCTGAACAACATGATTAA
- a CDS encoding Mrp/NBP35 family ATP-binding protein translates to MHSKQRMEEAVLHYLKIHVSEDVEVEIDFIPLDKHQNKREPSQRKMLHSVKNIIAVASGKGGVGKSTITANIAAGLAKKGYKVGLIDADIYGPSMPLMFDEAQSVPGGILIDGKQKMTPVESSWGVDIMSIGFFAQANQAVVWRGPMVDSALKQMANDTHWGDLDYMLIDLPPGTGDVHLTLVQNIPLTGIVIVSTPQPVALADARKAVGMFNMDGITSPILGLVENMSYFVPEDMPEKKYHIFGKDGAKNLAEELNVPLLAQIPLVTSVREAGDAGRPAVLQNGTPQAEAFMDLVNSVESKVNELAE, encoded by the coding sequence ATGCATAGTAAGCAGAGAATGGAAGAAGCTGTTTTGCATTATTTGAAAATACATGTTTCTGAAGATGTTGAGGTGGAAATAGATTTTATTCCATTAGATAAGCACCAAAATAAAAGAGAGCCATCGCAAAGAAAGATGTTACACAGTGTCAAAAACATTATCGCTGTAGCATCTGGTAAAGGTGGTGTAGGTAAATCAACAATTACGGCAAATATTGCGGCAGGATTAGCGAAGAAAGGATATAAAGTTGGATTAATTGATGCGGATATTTATGGGCCGTCAATGCCATTAATGTTTGATGAAGCACAATCAGTTCCAGGTGGAATTTTAATTGATGGAAAGCAAAAGATGACTCCTGTTGAAAGTTCTTGGGGTGTGGATATCATGTCTATTGGATTTTTTGCACAAGCCAATCAAGCTGTAGTATGGAGAGGACCAATGGTAGATTCAGCATTGAAACAAATGGCAAATGATACCCACTGGGGAGATTTGGATTATATGTTGATTGATTTACCTCCAGGTACCGGAGATGTTCACCTAACATTAGTTCAAAATATTCCTTTGACTGGTATCGTAATAGTAAGTACACCGCAGCCTGTAGCTTTGGCTGATGCCAGAAAAGCAGTAGGAATGTTTAATATGGATGGAATAACTTCGCCTATTTTAGGTTTGGTAGAAAATATGAGCTATTTCGTACCGGAAGATATGCCTGAAAAGAAATACCATATTTTTGGTAAGGATGGTGCGAAGAATTTGGCAGAAGAATTAAATGTACCTTTGTTGGCACAAATTCCATTGGTAACCAGTGTTCGTGAAGCTGGTGATGCTGGGCGTCCGGCAGTATTGCAAAATGGAACTCCGCAAGCAGAAGCGTTCATGGATTTAGTAAATTCTGTAGAAAGTAAGGTTAACGAATTGGCAGAGTAG
- a CDS encoding TolC family protein — protein sequence MFSLILFSISPLIAQELLQKKEAVTIAMENNFDIQLSNNNVDVAMNNASIENSRYLPSLSGTAGGSYSNTEGSVTQKSGEENDFDNNETQSLNASVGLQYTIFDGFGRSNTYKKLKENYRISELQARQMVETTILNIFTSYYEIARLTQDVNNQKQTLNISRIRLQRAQYNFDYGQGTQLDILNAEVDYNNDSITYLTNTQLLANEKRNLNLLLGRDVNINFSVDTTLTYNDQLMYETLLVHSKENNVTILQEESAMKNASYDIKSVGANAIPKLNLNANYGWNENYLGATSFINKSSSIGPSVGATLSWNIYDGGSTRIQKQNAQIALDNQSINLEKQKLNIERNLSNAWTAYQTALFVKDAQEKNLQTAQTNFDRSVDQYKLGQISSIEFRQAQVNLLNAQLALNQAKYSAKNAELVVLQISGDLNQAEF from the coding sequence ATGTTTTCACTAATACTTTTTAGTATTAGTCCTCTTATAGCGCAAGAACTTCTTCAGAAAAAGGAAGCGGTGACCATAGCTATGGAAAACAACTTCGACATTCAGTTATCCAATAACAATGTGGATGTTGCCATGAATAATGCCAGTATTGAAAATAGTAGATACCTGCCTTCTTTAAGTGGTACCGCCGGTGGTTCTTATTCTAATACAGAAGGTTCGGTCACACAAAAATCAGGTGAAGAAAACGACTTTGACAATAACGAAACGCAAAGCCTCAACGCATCTGTGGGTCTACAGTACACCATATTTGATGGTTTTGGAAGAAGTAACACTTATAAAAAGTTAAAAGAAAATTATAGAATCTCAGAACTTCAAGCACGTCAAATGGTTGAAACGACCATCCTGAATATCTTTACTTCGTACTATGAGATTGCAAGATTGACACAGGATGTAAACAATCAAAAACAAACCTTGAATATTTCAAGAATAAGATTGCAGAGAGCGCAATACAATTTTGATTATGGACAAGGTACACAACTAGATATTTTGAATGCTGAGGTAGATTACAATAATGATAGTATTACCTATTTGACCAATACACAATTGCTAGCCAATGAAAAAAGAAACTTAAATCTTCTTTTGGGTCGTGATGTCAATATAAATTTCAGTGTAGATACCACTTTAACTTATAACGATCAATTGATGTATGAAACCTTACTGGTGCACTCCAAAGAAAATAACGTTACCATTTTACAAGAAGAAAGTGCCATGAAAAATGCTTCTTATGATATCAAATCAGTTGGTGCCAATGCCATCCCTAAATTGAATTTAAATGCCAACTACGGATGGAATGAAAACTATTTGGGGGCTACATCTTTCATCAATAAATCTTCTTCTATTGGTCCTTCCGTTGGAGCTACTTTAAGTTGGAATATTTATGATGGTGGTTCTACACGTATTCAGAAACAAAATGCCCAAATTGCACTAGATAACCAGAGCATCAACTTAGAAAAACAAAAGCTCAATATTGAACGCAATCTGAGTAACGCGTGGACGGCATATCAAACGGCACTTTTTGTAAAGGACGCGCAGGAAAAGAATTTGCAAACCGCACAGACCAACTTTGACAGAAGTGTCGATCAATACAAATTAGGACAAATTTCCAGTATTGAATTCAGGCAGGCACAAGTAAATCTTCTGAATGCGCAACTCGCATTAAATCAAGCAAAATACTCCGCTAAAAATGCAGAATTGGTCGTGTTACAAATCAGTGGCGATTTAAACCAAGCAGAGTTCTAA